One segment of Candidatus Pelagibacter ubique HTCC1062 DNA contains the following:
- a CDS encoding HesB/IscA family protein, which yields MNPIIKLSDNAASRIKEIMSGVESNSIGVRVAVKSGGCAGMSYVMEYAKEINLSDEIIEDKGVKVFVDAAAVMYLLGTEMDYKKEEFSSSFVFNNPNESERCGCGESFKV from the coding sequence ATGAACCCTATCATTAAATTAAGTGATAATGCTGCAAGTCGTATTAAAGAAATTATGTCTGGAGTTGAGTCGAATTCAATTGGTGTTAGAGTTGCAGTTAAATCTGGTGGTTGTGCTGGCATGTCTTATGTAATGGAATATGCAAAAGAAATAAATCTTTCAGATGAAATAATTGAAGATAAGGGTGTTAAGGTTTTTGTTGATGCTGCAGCTGTTATGTACTTATTAGGCACTGAAATGGACTATAAAAAAGAAGAATTTTCATCATCATTCGTATTCAATAACCCCAATGAATCTGAACGTTGTGGTTGTGGCGAGTCATTTAAAGTATAA
- the sufU gene encoding Fe-S cluster assembly sulfur transfer protein SufU, whose translation MNIKELYQEIILEHGKNPRNLRKTENFNKDAMGKNPLCGDNVHIFLKLDENKKVEDISFEGSGCAISMASASIMTDLIKGKEEVEVKEIVNDFLGMIKENPELKSKNLEEDEKTKLMCLSGVKQYPMRVKCATLSWHTLISAIDNTQEEINTEKLD comes from the coding sequence ATGAATATAAAAGAACTTTATCAAGAAATAATTTTAGAGCATGGTAAAAATCCACGCAACTTAAGAAAAACTGAAAATTTTAATAAAGATGCAATGGGTAAGAATCCATTATGTGGTGATAATGTACATATATTTTTAAAACTTGATGAAAATAAAAAAGTAGAAGATATTTCATTTGAAGGTAGTGGCTGTGCAATTTCAATGGCCTCAGCATCAATTATGACTGATTTAATTAAAGGCAAAGAAGAAGTAGAAGTTAAAGAAATTGTAAATGACTTCTTAGGTATGATTAAGGAGAATCCTGAATTAAAATCAAAAAACCTAGAAGAAGATGAAAAAACTAAATTAATGTGCTTGTCTGGAGTAAAACAATATCCAATGAGAGTAAAATGTGCGACTTTATCATGGCATACTTTAATTTCTGCAATTGACAATACTCAAGAAGAAATTAATACTGAAAAATTAGATTAA
- a CDS encoding iron-sulfur cluster assembly protein: MDLREQVIAEIRKIYDPEIPVNIYELGLIYDVKVNESKAKIIMTLTTPNCPVAESLPQEVKDSAMQVEGIEEVDLDLVFEPPWEKSMMSEAAKLELNL; the protein is encoded by the coding sequence ATGGATTTAAGAGAACAAGTAATAGCTGAAATTAGAAAAATTTATGACCCAGAGATACCGGTCAATATTTATGAATTAGGTTTAATTTATGATGTTAAAGTAAACGAGTCTAAAGCTAAAATTATAATGACCTTGACTACACCAAATTGTCCTGTTGCAGAAAGTTTACCTCAGGAAGTTAAGGATAGTGCAATGCAAGTAGAAGGCATTGAAGAGGTTGATCTAGATTTAGTTTTTGAACCACCTTGGGAAAAATCAATGATGTCTGAAGCTGCTAAATTGGAGTTAAATCTATAA
- a CDS encoding aminotransferase class V-fold PLP-dependent enzyme, whose amino-acid sequence MSIENIKKEFPIFNNKVHNNDLVYLDSANSSQKPQSVIDRVNDFYTNEFSNTGRSVHYLAVAATNLYENTRSSVQKYINAKDKNEIVFTKGATEAINLVANTYGQKFLKEGDEILITELEHHSNYVPWHFLRQSKGIKIEFAEINDDGEITLESIEKKITSKTKLIAITHLSNVTGSVLPVKEITELAHSKGIAVLVDGCQGAPHLKLDMQDIDCDFYAISCHKMYGPTGLGVLYAKKKWLEELPPYQGGGGMIRDVKKDSISYGDLPNKYEAGTMATAQVIAFDQSIKFLEKIGIENMIKHEQELIQYGQEILRKNNSVKLIGNPKHRSAVLSFTIEGVHPHDIATILDEDGVAIRAGHHCCQILHDKLGIPASARASLGVYNTKDDLDQLNNSINNCKKIFNL is encoded by the coding sequence GTGAGTATAGAAAATATTAAAAAAGAATTTCCAATATTTAATAATAAAGTTCATAATAATGATCTTGTATATCTTGATAGTGCTAACTCATCTCAAAAACCACAATCTGTAATTGATAGAGTTAATGATTTTTATACAAATGAATTTTCAAACACAGGTAGAAGCGTTCATTACTTAGCAGTAGCTGCAACTAATCTTTATGAAAATACAAGATCTTCTGTTCAAAAATATATTAACGCTAAAGATAAAAATGAAATTGTATTCACTAAAGGTGCGACTGAGGCAATTAATCTTGTAGCTAATACCTATGGTCAAAAATTTTTAAAAGAAGGGGATGAAATACTTATAACAGAACTTGAACATCATTCTAATTACGTGCCCTGGCATTTTTTACGACAATCTAAAGGTATAAAGATTGAGTTTGCAGAAATTAATGATGATGGAGAGATTACTTTAGAAAGCATTGAAAAAAAAATTACATCAAAAACAAAATTAATTGCTATTACACACTTATCAAATGTAACGGGATCAGTTTTACCAGTTAAAGAAATAACAGAACTTGCTCATTCAAAAGGTATTGCGGTTTTAGTAGATGGATGCCAAGGTGCTCCTCATTTAAAACTTGATATGCAAGACATAGACTGTGATTTTTATGCTATTTCTTGCCATAAAATGTACGGGCCAACAGGTCTTGGTGTTTTATATGCAAAGAAAAAGTGGCTAGAGGAATTACCACCCTATCAAGGTGGCGGTGGAATGATTCGAGATGTAAAAAAAGATAGCATTTCATATGGAGATTTACCTAATAAATATGAAGCTGGAACAATGGCTACAGCACAAGTTATAGCATTTGATCAATCTATAAAATTTTTAGAAAAAATCGGAATTGAAAACATGATTAAACATGAGCAAGAATTAATCCAGTATGGTCAAGAAATTTTAAGAAAAAATAATTCAGTTAAATTAATTGGTAACCCAAAACATAGGTCAGCAGTTTTGTCTTTTACTATAGAAGGTGTTCATCCACATGACATAGCTACAATATTGGATGAAGATGGTGTTGCTATTAGAGCAGGTCATCATTGTTGTCAAATCCTACATGACAAATTAGGAATACCTGCAAGTGCACGTGCTTCATTAGGTGTTTACAATACAAAAGATGATTTAGATCAACTTAATAATTCTATCAATAACTGTAAGAAAATTTTTAATCTCTAA
- a CDS encoding SufB/SufD family protein: MIEQLKSDFNKMTENLKFSENNIEFRKKNLINFIDKGFPNKRIEDWKFSDLNQIISSNIKNLSFYNDKTYEPKDQVSLINKFEHNKIIFINGVISKVDIKYEDDTKVLINNDLDLSNNSNGINPLVSLNHALVSAHIGIIVKENYSLNKPLVLYNITTEDVNSTALNLRTDIKLEKNSNLKLVTIFDDQSQNNFININQNFDIAQDAILKSYKIDHKTNSNIKYFYNNINLEKNSISENFIFSTGSKFIKNEVNCNLNDQYSSAFINGVISLKNSQHHEIKTNINHLAENTKSYQLIKTVLNDNSKGIYQGKIFVDQKAQKTNGYQLSKALLLNENTEFDGKPELEIYADDVKCSHGSTSGNLDEDSIFYLMSRGLSYQQSKELLINGFLMDAVETITDLEIKNLIKEMMGVVE, encoded by the coding sequence ATGATTGAACAACTAAAATCAGATTTCAATAAGATGACAGAAAATTTAAAATTTTCTGAAAACAATATTGAGTTTAGAAAAAAAAATTTAATCAATTTTATTGATAAAGGCTTTCCAAATAAAAGAATTGAAGATTGGAAATTTTCAGATTTAAATCAAATAATATCATCTAATATTAAAAATTTAAGTTTTTATAACGATAAAACTTACGAACCTAAAGATCAAGTATCTTTAATTAATAAGTTTGAACATAATAAGATTATTTTTATTAATGGAGTTATTTCAAAAGTAGACATCAAGTATGAGGATGACACTAAAGTTTTAATTAATAATGATTTAGATTTAAGCAACAATTCGAATGGAATTAATCCATTAGTATCTTTAAACCATGCTCTTGTTAGTGCACATATTGGTATTATCGTTAAAGAGAATTATTCATTAAATAAACCTTTGGTTTTATACAATATTACTACTGAGGATGTTAATTCAACTGCACTCAATTTAAGAACGGATATTAAGTTAGAAAAAAATAGTAACTTGAAATTAGTTACTATATTTGATGATCAGTCTCAAAATAATTTCATTAATATAAATCAAAATTTTGATATTGCTCAAGATGCAATCCTTAAAAGTTACAAAATTGATCATAAAACCAATTCTAATATTAAATATTTTTATAATAATATTAATCTTGAAAAAAATAGCATCTCTGAAAATTTTATTTTTTCGACAGGATCTAAATTTATCAAAAATGAAGTAAATTGTAATCTAAATGATCAATACAGTTCAGCATTTATTAATGGTGTGATAAGTTTAAAAAACTCACAACATCATGAAATTAAAACGAACATAAATCATTTAGCAGAAAATACAAAAAGCTATCAATTAATCAAAACAGTTTTAAATGACAATTCTAAAGGTATTTATCAAGGTAAAATTTTTGTTGATCAAAAAGCACAGAAAACAAATGGGTATCAACTAAGTAAAGCTTTACTTTTAAATGAAAATACAGAATTCGATGGTAAACCTGAACTTGAAATTTACGCCGATGATGTAAAATGCTCGCATGGATCAACTTCAGGTAACTTAGACGAAGACTCGATATTTTATCTAATGTCTCGAGGTCTAAGTTATCAGCAATCAAAAGAATTATTGATTAATGGTTTTCTAATGGATGCAGTTGAAACAATTACTGATTTAGAAATCAAAAATTTAATCAAAGAGATGATGGGAGTTGTAGAGTGA
- the sufC gene encoding Fe-S cluster assembly ATPase SufC, with protein MLTIKDLKANIDNKEILKGLNLEIKPGEVHAIMGPNGSGKSTLSNVLSGKKGYTVTGEVKYFNENLLELEIEERAHKGIFLAFQYPLEIPGVNTNIFLKTSLNAIKKAKGEKELDAIEFLKLVKQKAGELKFDEKILSRQLNVGFSGGEKKKNEILQMSILNPKLSILDETDSGLDIDALKIVSEGVNALRSKDSSFLIITHYQRLLDYIKPDFVHVLINGQIVKSGGSELAMELESKGYETLS; from the coding sequence ATGTTAACAATTAAAGATCTTAAAGCGAATATTGATAATAAAGAAATTTTAAAAGGTTTAAATTTAGAAATTAAACCAGGAGAGGTGCATGCAATTATGGGGCCTAATGGATCTGGAAAAAGCACTCTATCAAATGTTCTTTCAGGGAAAAAAGGATACACTGTAACTGGTGAAGTAAAGTATTTTAATGAAAATCTTTTAGAATTAGAAATTGAAGAAAGAGCTCATAAAGGAATATTTTTAGCATTCCAATATCCATTAGAAATTCCAGGGGTAAATACCAATATATTCTTAAAAACATCTTTAAATGCAATTAAAAAAGCTAAAGGTGAAAAAGAATTAGATGCTATTGAATTCTTAAAATTAGTTAAACAAAAAGCCGGAGAATTAAAATTTGATGAAAAAATATTAAGTAGACAATTAAATGTAGGTTTTTCTGGTGGAGAAAAGAAAAAAAATGAAATACTTCAAATGTCTATCCTTAATCCTAAGCTGTCGATTTTAGACGAAACTGATTCTGGACTTGATATTGATGCTTTAAAAATAGTATCTGAGGGTGTGAATGCATTAAGAAGTAAAGATAGTTCTTTTTTAATTATTACCCACTATCAAAGATTACTTGATTATATTAAACCTGATTTTGTTCACGTTCTAATTAATGGTCAAATCGTTAAATCTGGAGGTTCAGAATTAGCAATGGAATTAGAAAGCAAAGGTTACGAAACTCTTAGTTAA